The Prionailurus bengalensis isolate Pbe53 chromosome F2, Fcat_Pben_1.1_paternal_pri, whole genome shotgun sequence genomic interval caggccAACCGGGATGCGTGCTGCTGCTCAACCCACTCCGTGAAGGGGCAGGTGAGGGCTGAAAGACCAAGCTGTTTGGCCCCACCTTCTCCCTGCCAAAAATAGCCCCTGGTCAGCTCTCAGGCTCCACCAAATATAGCCTGCCTGCCCTGCCAAGTGCCTGCAGTGTCAGGCCAGGGTGGGGCATGCGGCAGGTCAACGGTTTGGCCTGGCAAGAAGGGGGAGAACCTCTCACCAGGCTTCTGGGGCTGGGGGCCTCAGGGCTCTCTTCAGGacggcccgccccctcccctgcccagggccGCCGGGAGACACAGGACTTCCCTGCCCTACTACCTGGGACGGCTGACAGGGACAAAGGCCTTCCTCACATGCCCACAGAGACAGCCCTCGTGCGCCTCCAGAAAGCCCTTCTTCCTAGGGTGCCCCCCACCCATCCTGGGTCCctactgtcccccacccctccgcaCCCTTACTGGGCAGACTGCGGCAGCTGCCAGGAAGGTGGGCCAAGTCTCCCCTCAAATCAGTGTTCCTCAGCCAACTGAGAACCCCAACTGAGCAGCACATTTTGCCAGACACCCCCCTCCTtgggcagaggaggggcgagCTCTCCCACCAAGGCCAGACAACTTTGGGAGGGCTGGTCCCACATCAACCTTTTGAGAATGAAAGTCCTGGTCTGGGAGGAGGCCCCAGGCCGCGAGCCCCCGAGTCCTGAAGCTGACGGTCCCGGGTGTGGCTGGGGGGAGGGCaccaggtgggtgggggatgcagGGTGAAAAGGTAGGGCTGTGCCTCTCAGAACTCGGTCCTTGAGTGGGtcttggtggggggcagggatttAGAGCAGACCCCAGACAGTAGCCAGGAGGAtgggggccagggccagggcccctGGCACGGCGAGGCCAGCGCTGTTGCAGAGGTCATACTGGCAGCAAGATGTGGTGGAGGCATGTTTGGAGTAACCGTCGTACACGGTCTCGAAGCAGCTGGGCACACACGACTTGCTCACCTTCATCCTGGTCGGCGTGTAGTCTGCACGGGGGAGCTGGGCTAGGACCCCACATTGGCCCGACTCTGACATGCAGGGCCTTTAGGGCAGGCTCTCcctcagccaggtgctcccagaaaGAACCCCAGGGCAGGTGGGGCCTCCCTCCTcggtcccccaccccccgccgttCCTAGGGGCAGGCAGAACACCCCCTCTTGCTCCCCGGGGGCACCCCAGTGACTCACAAGTGCGTGTGGTCATGCAGTAGGTGACCATGGATGGGCAGCGCATGGGATTGAAGCAGTTCTCGCCGTTGTAGGCGCACACGTGGCAGTCCagagcctgggctgggggccgggggatggggtgggagctgggtgggggttGCACAACGGGGGGGGgaggcccctcctccagcccgGCAGGCCCCAggtcccatcccctcccccccgccccccggcacAGCTGGAAGCAGAGGTGGTTTTTAGGAagcctggcctccctccccactcccagccgtCCTGCCCCCAACAAGggtctgtccatctgtctcttCTCCATCTTACCCAGAGGGAGGCCCACCAGGGCCACGAGGAACAGGGTGAGCAGGGGCGCCATGGATGGAGGCGAGAGGACAGAGTGGCAGTGGGGAGTTGAATGGCAGCTGGtccttgatttcaactcaggctGGGTCAGGGGCGGGGCACAGAGCGGGTCAgacagccccctgccctccccggctCCTGGTTTACTGGAGGCACTGCGGCCCTGCACACAGGAGGACAAGAGAGGGTGGTCACCCAAGGGGACCCGGGCAGGGGTGCTGGTGGGAAGGTTTCCTGAAGAAGGGGacacaaaaagagaaggaggcggggggcggggggcacagtCCAAGTGGAGAGACTGGTGTCTACAAACAGATCTGTCCTGCAGGCTGAAGGGGTGGTGCGGGGAGGAGGGTTCACGCAGGGGCCCCACGGAGCCTGCCACACAGCTCCTCCTCAACCAGGGCCCTGAGTACAGGTGAGCGGCCAGGGCACCACTAGGCCCCAGGGTGGGCCTCTCCTCACTGCTTCCCCTCTGCTTTGCCCCTGGGGTGTCCTTGCGTGGGTCCCCCACTTCCGCTACTTTCAGGGCCGAGGTGGGGGCCGCTCTCCCGGGAAGACCTCCGGAGCCCAGTCTTACTTGGGCTTCAGGTCTGAGTCCTGGCCCGGCGGCGGGAGCTCCTGGCAGGAACAGGCTCTGATCAGCCTGTGGGGAAATGCGCTTGGGGCGTCCACGCGGGCAGGAGAGCAGGAGGAACTTCCCGGTCCCTACATGGTGCTCGGGATGGACATGTCCAACccctggctggggggtggggggagtctggACTACgacttccttcccctccccctgcggGGATTCTCAGCGCCCAGCGTCCCGTCCCAGGGGGCCAAGCCTCCGCCCCTCCGGAGAACAGCAAACCAACCCGTCAACCCAGTTGCCAAGAGTCACCCTCAGGGTGCGGCGGAGTGAGGACTGGCCTGGCTGCTCCGCTTCCAGCCCCTTGCCCGCGAGCCCCGCCCCGAAGACTGCGGTCCCAAGCAGAGTGGGGGAGGTTTCGGGATAACCTAAACCGTGACCTTCAGCACGCTGAGCCTCCGCTGCGCCCAGGACTCACCCGCGGCCGCTCGCCAGCTCTTCCCTGGGTCTGAAGGCGCGACCGGACGGGCGCCCCGCAGTGACCACGCCGGAATGCCCCTCTGCGGCCTCCAGAAGCTGCCAGCCAGGCCTGACATCCCGCAGGAGGCCCCGCCCCAGCCCGCCCCCGGCCTGCTTTGGAccggccccagccccgccccggtCCGCCCCCGGCCGGCTTTGGACCCTCCCCGACCCTGGGCCCCGCCCCGGTCCGCCCCCGGCCGGCTTCGGAcaggccccagccccgccccggtCCGCTCCCGGCCGGCTTTGGAACCTCCCGACTCCGCCCCCAACTCTATTTCATCTAGGCCCCGCCCAGGCTccgcccatctcccctcccccgcgcccTAGGTCCGCCCAGGCTCCGCCTATCCCCTTTTCCTGCCCCGCCTTTGCCCCGCCTCGGTCCCGCCCTCAGCCCCGCCCAGTCCCGACTCCGCT includes:
- the LOC122495870 gene encoding ly-6/neurotoxin-like protein 1; translation: MAPLLTLFLVALVGLPLAQALDCHVCAYNGENCFNPMRCPSMVTYCMTTRTYYTPTRMKVSKSCVPSCFETVYDGYSKHASTTSCCQYDLCNSAGLAVPGALALAPILLATVWGLL